The Methylomarinum vadi genome has a window encoding:
- a CDS encoding TIGR04211 family SH3 domain-containing protein codes for MTDDIKFTLRSTESNRSRILKMLPSGTPLTVLEVDESSGYSKVRTRSGVEGYILTRHTSPKPISRWYLERANKKLDELQQENNRLKQELQEIKGNNNQTLTTNQELSQERDQLSSELNELKQTAANALQLKHQRDQLQERVISVERELQQVKRENQTLEDSTNQDWFLYGGVLSLFGVILGFILPKLSWRRKTSNWDTF; via the coding sequence GTGACCGATGACATTAAATTCACCCTAAGAAGTACGGAAAGCAATCGCAGTCGGATTCTTAAAATGCTGCCGAGCGGGACGCCTTTGACCGTTCTCGAAGTCGATGAGTCATCCGGCTATTCCAAGGTCCGTACCCGAAGCGGCGTAGAAGGCTATATTCTGACGAGACACACTTCTCCCAAACCGATCAGCCGCTGGTATCTGGAACGCGCCAACAAGAAGCTGGATGAGTTGCAGCAGGAAAACAACCGCCTTAAACAGGAACTGCAAGAAATAAAAGGAAATAACAACCAGACTCTGACCACCAATCAGGAACTCAGCCAGGAACGCGACCAATTAAGCAGCGAACTTAACGAATTAAAACAGACCGCCGCCAACGCGCTGCAACTGAAGCATCAACGCGATCAACTGCAGGAGCGGGTGATTTCAGTGGAAAGGGAACTACAACAAGTTAAGCGAGAAAACCAGACCCTGGAGGACAGCACCAACCAGGACTGGTTCTTGTACGGTGGTGTGCTATCGTTGTTCGGCGTCATCCTTGGTTTTATCCTGCCTAAGTTAAGCTGGCGCCGCAAAACCAGCAATTGGGATACCTTTTAA
- a CDS encoding sulfurtransferase TusA family protein, whose translation MIDFDVEVDASGLNCPLPLLRLKKALMDMDSGEVVKVIATDPAAHLDFGVFTEQAGHQIVEFIKEPERQIFYIRKK comes from the coding sequence ATGATTGATTTTGATGTGGAAGTCGATGCCAGCGGATTGAATTGCCCATTACCCTTACTGCGACTGAAGAAGGCGCTGATGGACATGGACAGCGGCGAGGTGGTCAAGGTCATTGCCACCGATCCCGCCGCACACCTGGATTTCGGAGTTTTCACGGAACAGGCGGGGCATCAGATCGTGGAGTTCATCAAAGAGCCCGAACGGCAGATTTTTTATATCAGGAAAAAGTAA
- the ilvD gene encoding dihydroxy-acid dehydratase, with amino-acid sequence MANSGDKSTRTYSSQVVDGMERAPSRAMLHAVGFSNEDFSKPQVGIASTWSMVTPCNMHINKLAEDAAKGVDGSGGKAVIFNTITISDGISMGTEGMKYSLVSREVIADSIETVTGCQGFDGVVAIGGCDKNMPGCMIALSRLNRPAIFVYGGTILPGCHNEKKLDVVSVFEAVGARANNKIDDAELQAIEAKAIPGAGSCGGMYTANTMASAIEALGMSLPNSSAQAAVSEDKRLDCERAGAAVLELLKKDIKPRDIMTKEAFENAITVVIALGGSTNAVLHLLAMANATGIDLSLDDFTRIGARVPMLADLKPSGRYQMAELIEIGGIQPLMKTLLDNGLLHGDCLTVTGKTLAENLADVQPYPDGQDMIRPLDNPIKKDSHLAVLYGNLATEGAVAKITGKEGLVFTGNAKVFDAEEQALQSILNGDIVKGDVIVIRYEGPKGGPGMREMLSPTSAIMGKGLGKDVALITDGRFSGGTHGFVVGHITPEAQVGGTLAIVRDGDQITIDAENKQLTLHVNEHEIARRLEKWQAPEPRYKRGVLAKFAKLVNSASQGAVTDNFD; translated from the coding sequence ATGGCAAATTCAGGAGACAAAAGCACTCGCACCTATTCCTCCCAAGTTGTTGACGGCATGGAACGCGCGCCCAGCCGGGCGATGCTGCATGCAGTCGGTTTCAGCAACGAAGACTTCAGCAAACCGCAAGTCGGTATCGCGTCGACCTGGAGCATGGTGACACCGTGTAACATGCATATCAACAAACTGGCCGAGGACGCCGCCAAGGGAGTCGACGGTTCCGGCGGCAAGGCCGTTATTTTCAACACCATCACGATCTCCGACGGCATTTCAATGGGCACCGAAGGCATGAAATACTCGTTGGTCTCGCGCGAAGTCATCGCCGATTCCATCGAAACCGTGACCGGTTGCCAGGGATTCGACGGCGTCGTCGCGATCGGCGGCTGCGACAAAAACATGCCGGGCTGCATGATTGCCCTATCCCGTCTGAACCGACCCGCGATCTTCGTCTACGGCGGCACAATTCTACCCGGCTGCCATAACGAAAAAAAACTCGATGTCGTCTCCGTATTCGAAGCGGTCGGCGCCCGCGCCAACAACAAAATCGACGACGCCGAGCTGCAGGCGATCGAAGCCAAGGCGATTCCCGGCGCCGGCTCCTGCGGAGGTATGTACACGGCCAATACGATGGCATCGGCGATCGAGGCGTTGGGCATGAGCCTGCCGAACAGTTCGGCGCAGGCCGCAGTTTCCGAAGACAAGCGCCTGGATTGCGAACGTGCCGGCGCGGCTGTTTTGGAATTGCTGAAAAAAGACATCAAGCCGCGCGACATCATGACCAAAGAAGCGTTTGAAAACGCCATAACCGTCGTGATCGCCCTGGGCGGCTCGACCAACGCCGTATTGCACCTGTTGGCGATGGCTAATGCAACCGGCATCGATTTGAGTCTGGACGATTTCACCCGCATTGGCGCGCGCGTACCGATGTTGGCCGACCTGAAACCCAGCGGTCGCTACCAAATGGCGGAGCTGATTGAGATCGGCGGCATTCAACCATTGATGAAAACGCTACTTGATAACGGCCTACTGCATGGCGACTGCCTGACCGTGACAGGAAAGACACTGGCGGAAAACCTGGCCGATGTTCAACCCTATCCGGATGGCCAGGATATGATCCGCCCGTTGGACAATCCGATCAAAAAAGACAGCCATCTGGCCGTGCTTTACGGCAACCTGGCCACTGAAGGGGCCGTAGCCAAAATCACCGGTAAGGAAGGGCTGGTTTTTACCGGCAACGCCAAGGTGTTTGATGCCGAGGAACAAGCTTTACAGAGCATCCTCAATGGCGACATCGTCAAAGGCGATGTCATCGTGATTCGTTACGAAGGACCGAAAGGCGGACCGGGTATGCGGGAAATGTTGTCCCCGACTTCCGCCATCATGGGTAAGGGATTGGGCAAAGACGTCGCCCTGATTACCGACGGCCGTTTCTCCGGCGGTACCCACGGCTTCGTGGTCGGCCACATTACGCCAGAGGCCCAGGTCGGCGGTACGTTAGCCATCGTTCGAGACGGCGATCAAATCACCATCGACGCGGAAAACAAACAATTGACCTTACATGTTAACGAACATGAAATTGCCCGTCGCCTGGAAAAATGGCAGGCGCCTGAACCGCGCTATAAACGCGGTGTGCTGGCAAAATTCGCTAAATTGGTTAATTCCGCCTCCCAAGGCGCGGTAACCGACAACTTCGACTAA
- a CDS encoding histidinol-phosphatase produces MSLAIFDLDNTLIADDSDYLWGQFLVDQGIVDREQYEAANARFYEDYKKGDLDIVEFLNFSLAPLAQHDAEQLFQWRHKFVEEIIHPLLLQPAMDLVDKHRQRGDTLLVITATNRFVTEPIVKLYGIDNLLATTPEFVDGRYTGKFNGIPCYQEGKVKLLLKWLENSTESLENSWFYSDSHNDLALLKLVTHPVAVDPDQVLRDYAEQADWPIISLRTKQPPAQAGGFQ; encoded by the coding sequence GTGAGTTTAGCCATTTTTGATTTGGATAACACCTTGATAGCCGACGATAGCGATTATTTATGGGGGCAGTTTCTGGTCGACCAGGGCATCGTGGACAGGGAACAATACGAGGCAGCTAATGCGCGTTTTTATGAAGACTACAAAAAGGGCGACCTCGACATCGTTGAATTCCTTAATTTTTCCTTGGCGCCGTTGGCACAACATGATGCCGAACAATTATTTCAATGGCGCCATAAATTTGTCGAGGAAATCATTCACCCCCTCCTATTGCAACCGGCTATGGATTTAGTCGACAAGCACCGGCAACGCGGCGATACCTTATTAGTTATTACGGCGACCAATCGCTTTGTCACCGAACCGATCGTCAAACTCTATGGCATCGACAACCTGTTGGCGACGACCCCGGAATTCGTCGACGGCCGCTATACCGGCAAATTTAACGGCATCCCTTGCTATCAGGAAGGTAAGGTCAAACTGCTGCTGAAATGGCTGGAAAATTCTACCGAAAGCTTGGAAAACAGCTGGTTCTACAGCGATTCCCATAATGACCTGGCCTTATTGAAGCTGGTGACCCATCCGGTCGCGGTAGACCCTGATCAGGTCCTGCGCGATTATGCCGAACAGGCCGACTGGCCGATTATCAGTTTGCGAACTAAACAACCACCCGCTCAAGCGGGTGGGTTCCAATAA
- the cpdA gene encoding 3',5'-cyclic-AMP phosphodiesterase → MNKILQITDPHILPEADGTLLGIETEKYFRQALDHAHQRFSGFDLILLTGDLAQDPCPDSYLRVRQILNHYETPSICLPGNHDDFAQMQAIFNQGLVSCQRYHQLKNWQIICLNSQKPGFPGGLLNQGELNFLSEQLHRHSDLFTLIALHHHCIASGSSWMDTMMIENSEEFFACVANHPQIKAIICGHVHQVLEKERHGIQLLGTPASCFQFKPGCRQFALDDKPPGYRVIELDNDGSFQTQVAWLPIHLDELDFNSAGY, encoded by the coding sequence GTGAACAAAATCCTGCAAATCACCGATCCGCATATTTTGCCTGAAGCAGACGGCACGTTATTGGGCATCGAAACGGAAAAATATTTCAGACAAGCCTTGGACCATGCTCATCAACGGTTTAGTGGTTTCGATCTCATATTGCTGACGGGCGACCTGGCCCAAGACCCTTGTCCCGACAGTTACCTCCGGGTCCGGCAAATACTCAATCACTATGAGACCCCGAGCATTTGCTTGCCCGGCAACCATGACGATTTTGCACAGATGCAGGCGATTTTCAACCAGGGTTTGGTCAGTTGCCAACGCTACCATCAGTTGAAAAACTGGCAAATCATCTGCCTGAACAGCCAAAAACCGGGGTTTCCCGGCGGATTACTGAATCAGGGCGAGTTGAACTTCTTGAGCGAACAATTGCACCGCCACTCCGATTTGTTCACCCTGATCGCGCTGCACCATCATTGCATAGCCAGCGGCAGTAGCTGGATGGACACGATGATGATTGAAAACAGCGAGGAATTTTTTGCCTGCGTCGCGAACCATCCGCAAATCAAGGCGATCATTTGCGGCCACGTGCACCAAGTACTGGAAAAGGAGCGGCATGGCATCCAATTGTTAGGTACGCCGGCCAGTTGTTTCCAGTTCAAACCCGGTTGCCGGCAATTTGCCTTGGACGATAAACCGCCGGGTTATCGCGTTATCGAACTCGACAATGACGGAAGTTTCCAAACCCAGGTGGCTTGGCTGCCCATCCATTTGGATGAGCTCGATTTCAATTCGGCCGGTTACTGA
- the argA gene encoding amino-acid N-acetyltransferase — protein MNTLTCNDPLAQAAFVNWFRNSSPYIHAHRNRTFVVFFSGEAVNGNFAGLIHDFALLKSLGIRLVLVHGIRPQIDQRLQQHGITARFHNNLRITDDQILPYVKEAAGLVRVETEALLSMGLANSPMAGAKIKVASGNFVTAKPLGVIDGIDYCHTGQVRRIDHQAIHQQLDQNNVVLISPLGYSPSGEVFNLGSELVATEVAIALQAEKLILLTELDCVSPNSNTLVRQMTTVEAQDFLNQYPNQSSATIRSLNAAIESCQRGVQRVHLLNHHIDGCLLLELFSRDGIGTLISATPFEEIRSANLEDIGGILELIKPLEQQGQLVKRSREKLEMEISDYIVIERDGLIIGCTALHCMDGAQAGEIACLAVHQDYRRASRGSHLLEFLIEKAKETGIKRLFALSSQTMHWFIEHGFIESDVATLPERMKNFYNYNRNSKVFYKDI, from the coding sequence ATGAACACGCTTACTTGCAATGACCCGCTTGCCCAGGCGGCTTTCGTCAACTGGTTCAGAAATTCCTCGCCCTATATTCATGCCCACCGTAACCGTACTTTTGTCGTTTTCTTCAGCGGCGAAGCGGTAAACGGCAATTTTGCCGGCTTAATCCATGATTTTGCCCTGCTGAAAAGCCTGGGTATTCGCCTAGTCCTGGTCCATGGCATCAGACCGCAGATCGATCAACGCCTGCAACAGCATGGCATCACGGCACGCTTTCACAATAATCTGCGCATTACCGATGACCAGATCCTGCCCTATGTCAAGGAGGCTGCCGGACTGGTCAGGGTCGAAACCGAAGCGCTGTTATCGATGGGACTGGCCAATTCACCGATGGCCGGCGCAAAAATCAAGGTTGCCTCGGGAAACTTCGTCACCGCCAAACCCTTAGGCGTCATCGATGGCATCGACTACTGCCATACCGGCCAGGTAAGACGCATAGACCATCAAGCCATTCATCAACAACTCGATCAGAACAATGTGGTATTGATCTCTCCGCTCGGTTACTCGCCCAGCGGCGAGGTCTTTAATTTGGGCTCGGAATTGGTCGCCACCGAAGTGGCAATTGCCTTGCAAGCGGAAAAATTGATTTTACTGACCGAGCTGGATTGTGTGTCGCCGAACAGCAATACTCTAGTACGGCAAATGACAACCGTAGAGGCACAAGATTTTTTAAACCAGTACCCGAATCAATCCAGCGCGACGATTCGCTCATTGAACGCCGCCATCGAGAGCTGCCAACGAGGCGTACAGCGGGTACACCTGCTCAACCACCACATAGACGGTTGTTTGCTGTTGGAGTTGTTCAGCCGCGACGGCATCGGTACTTTGATCAGCGCCACCCCTTTCGAGGAGATTCGTTCGGCGAATCTGGAAGACATAGGCGGCATTCTGGAACTCATCAAGCCGCTGGAACAGCAGGGGCAACTGGTCAAACGCTCACGGGAAAAGCTGGAAATGGAAATCAGCGATTACATCGTTATCGAACGGGACGGCCTCATTATCGGCTGCACCGCGCTGCATTGCATGGATGGCGCCCAAGCCGGAGAGATTGCCTGCCTGGCCGTCCACCAGGATTATCGCAGGGCCTCGCGCGGCAGCCATTTATTGGAATTTTTAATCGAAAAAGCCAAGGAAACGGGTATCAAGCGTTTATTCGCGCTCTCGTCACAAACCATGCATTGGTTTATCGAACACGGTTTTATCGAAAGCGATGTCGCAACCCTACCGGAGCGCATGAAAAACTTCTATAACTATAATAGAAATTCCAAAGTGTTTTACAAGGATATCTAA
- a CDS encoding RNA pyrophosphohydrolase: MIDSKGYRPNVGIILCNDDGRVFWAKRKGANSWQFPQGGIDGNEDPETAMYRELWEETGLLPEDVQLLGRTRYWLRYKLPDRYVRKNSMPLCIGQKQIWFILRMISDESKVRFDCGHKQEFDNWKWVEYWHPLKDVVYFKRKVYRKALIELGAMLISDSVPVRADGYLSIVKDQ; the protein is encoded by the coding sequence ATGATTGACTCAAAAGGATACCGGCCCAATGTCGGGATTATCCTTTGCAATGACGATGGTCGTGTTTTTTGGGCGAAACGAAAAGGTGCAAACTCATGGCAATTTCCGCAGGGTGGTATCGATGGTAATGAAGACCCGGAAACAGCGATGTATCGTGAATTGTGGGAAGAAACGGGCTTGTTGCCCGAAGATGTCCAGCTGCTAGGTCGGACCCGATATTGGCTCAGATATAAATTACCCGATCGATATGTCAGAAAGAATTCGATGCCATTATGTATAGGCCAGAAGCAAATCTGGTTTATCTTGCGCATGATTTCCGACGAATCCAAGGTCCGTTTCGATTGCGGTCATAAGCAGGAATTCGACAATTGGAAGTGGGTGGAATATTGGCATCCTTTGAAGGATGTCGTGTACTTCAAACGAAAGGTTTACCGCAAGGCCTTGATCGAGCTGGGCGCAATGCTGATCTCCGACTCGGTGCCGGTAAGGGCGGATGGCTATTTGTCGATCGTGAAGGATCAGTAA
- the cysG gene encoding siroheme synthase CysG — protein MDYFPLFLQLKDRNCLIVGAGEIAARKIDLISRAGANITVVANNVSDTVANLAQRGKITVKQKPFSEDDLSGMFLVISATDNLEANSRVAELAERRNLLVNVVDNPELCNFIFPAIIDRSPVVAAVSSGGASPVLARLLRAKLESTISPAYGKLAQLAEKFRTTVKQRIKQSSQRRIFWENALQGGIAELVFAGRNSEAEQQLLKLLDNDFGDNKGEVYLVGAGPGDPELLTFRALRLMQQADVIVYDRLVSREILELARRDADRIYVGKQRSNHSLPQESINQLLAKLALEGKRVVRLKGGDPFIFGRGGEEIETLMQQGINFQVVPGITAAAGCASYAGIPLTHRDHAQSCTFVTGHLKDGSINLNWQQLAAPNQTIVIYMGLLGLEHICASLIDHGCRKDHPAAIIQQGTTQHQRVIIGTLSTLPALVANQDIKPPTLIIVGTVVSLHKKLQWFNKNDSTID, from the coding sequence ATGGATTATTTCCCACTCTTTTTGCAATTGAAGGACAGAAATTGTCTGATCGTGGGTGCTGGCGAGATTGCGGCGCGAAAAATTGACCTGATATCGAGGGCGGGAGCCAATATCACCGTTGTCGCCAATAACGTTTCCGATACGGTCGCAAATTTAGCGCAGCGCGGCAAGATTACCGTCAAACAAAAGCCTTTTTCCGAGGACGACTTAAGCGGTATGTTCCTGGTCATATCCGCAACCGACAACCTTGAAGCCAACAGTCGAGTCGCCGAACTGGCCGAGCGCCGCAATTTGCTGGTTAATGTTGTCGACAACCCCGAGTTGTGCAATTTCATTTTCCCTGCGATCATCGACCGCTCGCCGGTGGTCGCCGCCGTTTCCTCGGGAGGAGCCTCGCCAGTATTGGCGAGGCTGTTGCGCGCCAAACTGGAAAGCACGATCTCTCCCGCTTACGGCAAACTGGCGCAGTTGGCGGAAAAATTCAGGACAACGGTCAAGCAACGCATAAAACAATCGTCACAGCGGCGCATATTTTGGGAAAATGCCTTGCAAGGCGGTATCGCCGAATTGGTGTTTGCCGGCCGCAATTCTGAAGCGGAGCAGCAATTGCTAAAACTATTGGATAACGATTTCGGCGATAACAAGGGCGAAGTCTATTTGGTCGGAGCGGGCCCCGGCGACCCCGAATTATTGACATTTCGGGCGTTACGCTTGATGCAGCAAGCCGACGTCATCGTCTACGACCGCCTCGTCTCTCGGGAGATACTGGAACTAGCCCGACGCGACGCGGACAGGATTTATGTGGGCAAACAGCGAAGCAACCATAGTCTGCCGCAGGAATCCATCAACCAATTGTTAGCCAAGCTGGCGCTGGAAGGCAAACGGGTGGTCAGATTGAAAGGCGGCGACCCGTTCATTTTCGGCCGCGGCGGCGAGGAAATCGAAACGCTGATGCAGCAAGGCATCAATTTCCAGGTCGTCCCCGGCATAACTGCCGCGGCCGGCTGCGCCAGTTACGCGGGGATTCCCTTGACCCACCGCGACCATGCCCAGTCCTGCACTTTCGTCACCGGCCACCTGAAAGACGGCTCGATCAACCTGAACTGGCAGCAATTGGCCGCCCCCAATCAAACCATCGTCATTTACATGGGGCTGTTGGGACTGGAACATATTTGCGCGTCGTTGATTGATCACGGCTGCAGGAAAGACCACCCCGCCGCCATTATTCAACAAGGCACCACTCAGCATCAACGGGTTATCATCGGAACGCTGTCGACGCTACCGGCCTTGGTCGCCAATCAAGACATCAAGCCCCCCACCCTGATCATTGTCGGCACGGTCGTCTCCTTGCACAAAAAACTGCAATGGTTCAATAAAAATGATTCGACGATTGACTAG